Genomic segment of Arachis stenosperma cultivar V10309 chromosome 4, arast.V10309.gnm1.PFL2, whole genome shotgun sequence:
GGCGGTTACTACGTTTATCACAGTGAGACCGTGGTCTTTGTCTTCTGGTTCTTGTCGCCGCTTTGCCACCCGGGTCTTGCCTTCCTCGTCTTGGTCTCGATGTCGCCTCCTCGGCTCCCTTATGAGATGGGAGAATTCCGAGAGTTTACTGTCCCTTATGGCTTGCTCTAGTGCATCCCTTAGGTCTGTGTTTGGTGCCCATAGCCCTTGTGGTAGTCACAGTAGAGGCTCTTGTTTCCCCCCGTGCGGTCCTTGAGTGGTCGGGGCTTCGACAAGATTCCTTTCTCGGCTATTTGCTGGTAAACTTCCATGATGGGGAGAGTGAGTGGAGTGTAGTTGGTGAATTTCCCAATCCGAGGAAACGTTCTGGGTGCCTTGCTCGGCCCTCCGCCTTGTTCTTTTTGTCTCTCTCCGTTACCTTGCTGCCTATTGGCAGCCACGACCTGGCTCACCTCCTCGTCATTTATGTATTCCTTAGCTACCGTTTGGATTTCGTTCATCGTCCAAATCGGTTTCGTGGTGAGGTGTTTTCGGAAATCCTCGTTCAGGAGGCCGTTCGTCAAACAGAGGCTGGCCACCGAGTCGGTTAGGCCGTCAATTTTcaagcattcgtcgttgaagcagtccaggtattttctggtcGTCTCCTCAGACCTTTGGGTTATCCCGAGCAGATTGATCGGGTGCTTTGCCTTTGCTATTCGTGTTGTGAATTGAGCTAGGAAGGCACGGCTGATGTCCGAAAACCCATAGATGGATCCTTGCGGGAGGCTGTTAAACCACCGGATCGCAGGTCCAGCCAAGGTGACCGGGAAGGCCCGGCACCTCACCTCGTCTCCTGCTCCCTCCAGATTCATTCTAGCCTTGAAGGCCGTGAGGTGCTCCATAGGGTCTTGGGTTCTatcgtacctcatgtccgttggtttgTCGAAGTGCTTCGGCAACCGGACCTCAAGGATGGACCGATGGAACAGGGTGGCGCCCATTATCACGGGTCGCTGCGTCCTCATAGGCCTCCCTTCTCTGTCTTCGCGGTCTTGTCCCGGGTGACACATTTTCTTGCCTCGAGAGTAGATGATTGTGTCGTTTCGTCTTCTCGGGATGGGCGAATCTTCTCGGGTGCTTTCCACTTCCGTTCTGGATGCGGAGGCGTGCCGGGGGAGACTCTGGCGGGAATCTCGCTCCCGGCTTTCAGGGGACGGGAGGTAGCTAGGATCTGTGCTTCGTCGATCGCGCTCCTGATCGGCTAGTTGTCGTTCCAGGTTCTGGACCCTATGGCGTAACTCCTGCATTATTCTCCGAAGGGTCGTGTCTCCCGCATCCTTGTGCGTGATTCGGCGTGTTGTCGGGAGGACCTTCGTCGCCCTCCCGGTGAGGCGACAGAGGCTACCCCCTCTGCGCCGGCTGTTCGGCCTTGGTCTCCAAAGCCCGGCACGACTTCCATTCAGAAGaatccccacagacggcgccaatgttctaTCGAACGGTTACCGGACGGTTCGGGTGGAGTTTTGCGGAGCTGGGAACGCTTCAATCGCGGTCGTGCTAGGATCCGGTCAGCCGGGTAGCCGAGCTCTCGTTGTGGAAGGAGGGGggtcacctgcaaagacactccgacgctctagtcagTTAGTGTGCAGGTCAGAAATGGATTTTTGGGGTGTGTGACGTACCTTGGGAGAGGGGTAGGACCCTCCCCTTATATACGATGTCAGATGTGGGTCCCACGAGGGCAGAACCCACCTTCTTCGAAGTTTCCTTGTACAGCTGTGGCGGCCAGCTTTCCCGGATGCGTGTGCGGGTCGAATGTGGGCGTGTCATCCTACCGTTCAGGTCGGGTTGTGAGTGGGTCAGGTCGGCCCACGTTCCCTTTTGGGTCGAGCCGTAACAAAATATAACATTCTAAAATTTACCGTGACAATGTGAATAAATTTTGTAGATAGAGAGTTAATACGCAATGTGTTATAACACACAGAATACGTATTGGATACGTGTCATCATTTTAgcaacattaaaaaaatatattaaatatgtgTTATCATCCTAGTAACACGCAAAATACGTGTTGAACATTTTTTTTACACTTTCACAATAttgtaatatattttaaatactatttttatctttatattaaaaataatttctgtttcaatgtttttacattttttttatttatttgtttgggCTGAATCCTTTAACCAAATTATGATATCATACCATacggaaaaagaaaaagactcaAGTAGGTACAACagattaattattaatttattagacTAAAAAATACCGTTAAAAAAAAAGGGTAGGCTCCGTTCCACTTCCAGTTCCAGTTAGTTTCTTTACAAGTCATAATCACAAACTGATCACTGATACAATATTGTTTGTTACCGTTTCTCATAAGTCACATCACATGTGACTCCCACTGTGGGCCCCGTTCTACATGGTCCACCAAATAATCACTTATTTGAGAGACAATAGAATAGTTTATCAGTGTATTTTTTACTCTGGTAGTAGAATAGTTTGAGAGACAATAGAATAAAGAATCAATTATTTTCCATTTGAGTAAACAtgataatcataaaaaaattagacatTTTAATTTGGCATTTCGAAACAATAGTAGAAAAGTcatgaaaataattatttaacactaaatatatgaataaagaaatttaataatttgcACAATAACTTTTTTAATATCTTCACGTTAAAAGGGAGGGAAGGGGGAGGGAGATGCATAGGTGAATTGatatattatttattgttaggtgatatattttgatattttaaatattttttaatgataaaaattcACGTACAGTTATTTTATACGaaattgataataaaaatttgttaaataatttaataaatttggctaaattattatttaataattcttGACTAATctgttaaattttttaacaattttttactatcaactttatataaaaataacaacaaataaattattaccatttttaatttatattaaaatactTTTTCCTTGTTTAGTCATTTCTTAAAATTTATAGTTTAATTCATGTGACCAAAGTAGtaaaatcatatttttcatTCCGACACGAAAAACTAATGCAAAATCGTAATTCATAAAATCGTTAGACAAAATGTAAATTTAACTCATAAAtcataaaatctaaaaaatataagaaatatAACAAAATTACACATAATTGAATATAACACTaaagaaattttattaaataattttaaaaatatttatttaacaatttaaaaatataatcgcattcagaatatttatatatttataaaaagaaaagagctgCACATTCAAACCACACATTAgcaaatttactaatttaaatgtTTCAGAACACAAATTTACTAGtgttccttttttatttttttattgacatAGGTCTAGGTTCACAATTGGACCGACCCAACATAAGCTACTCATCCTTATCCCCATCACAATCAGACACCCTTTCCCAACCCGTTTCTCCCCAACCTAGATCCCCAACACTCGCTGCAATCCAAATACCCTATGATTGCGCTTACAAAGCTCCTTCCAATGGCAAATCCATCTCCTTTGGCATGTTGAGTATATTGTCCATAAAATTTCTTTGGAATATCTTTTCTACACTCCCCTCCTAGGTTTTGGGTCACTCAGTTTTCATGAAGAGACACCGCAAAACCACTGCATAAAGGAGATGTTGGTATTACATTTTCTTTCACCTTCCTTGCTTTTCTGTTCAAGCTCCCGATTAGCCCTCCTCGTAAAGGAGGAAGACAG
This window contains:
- the LOC130975473 gene encoding uncharacterized protein LOC130975473, with protein sequence MQELRHRVQNLERQLADQERDRRSTDPSYLPSPESRERDSRQSLPRHASASRTEVESTREDSPIPRRRNDTIIYSRGKKMCHPGQDREDREGRPMRTQRPVIMGATLFHRSILEVRLPKHFDKPTDMRYDRTQDPMEHLTAFKARMNLEGAGDEVRCRAFPVTLAGPAIRWFNSLPQGSIYGFSDISRAFLAQFTTRIAKAKHPINLLGITQRSEETTRKYLDCFNDECLKIDGLTDSVASLCLTNGLLNEDFRKHLTTKPIWTMNEIQTVAKEYINDEEVSQVVAANRQQGNGERQKEQGGGPSKAPRTFPRIGKFTNYTPLTLPIMEVYQQIAEKGILSKPRPLKDRTGGNKSLYCDYHKGYGHQTQT